Part of the Streptomyces sp. HSG2 genome, CCCCCTGGACGTGGCCGCGGCGGCCTACGTGTTGCGGCCTCCCGGCTGGGTGAAGCTGGTGGCCGCGGCCGGCGAGGAGGTACTCCGGGCGGATGCCGAACGGGTCGAGGAGGAGGGTCGGGCCGAGCTGGAGCGGCTCCGCGAGGAACTGACGCGTGCGCGGGAACAGGCCAGGGGCGAGGCGGAGCGGCTGCGTGGGGAGCTGGAGGCGGCGCGGAGGGAGACCGACTCCCTGCACCGCCGCTTGCGCTCCGCGCTCAGCGACGTCAAGCGCGGTGAGGCGGCCTTGCGCAAGGCACGGGCAGAGGCGCAGGCCGTGCGGGACGAGGGGCAGGTACGGGCGTCGGCCGCCGAGAGCGAGGCCCGTCGTCTGAAGACGAGACTCGGTGAGGCGGAGGCCGCGTTGGAGGCCGCGCGCCGGGCCTCCCGCGAGGGACGGAGCGTGGAGGACATGCGGGTCCGGCTGCTGCTCGACACCTTGATGGACGCCAGTCAGGGCCTTCGCCGGGAGTTGGCACTCCCGCCGGTCTCGATGAGACCCGCGGAGACCGTGGACGCGGTCGAGCCGGGCCGGATGACCCCGAAGGACATCGCGGCGCGCGCCCTGTCCGAGGGGGATCCGGCGGTTCTCGACCAACTCCTCGCGCTGCCGCAGGCCCACTTGGTGGTGGACGGCTACAACGTGACCAAGACCGGGTATCCGCAGATGCCGCTCGACAAGCAGCGACTTCGGCTGCTCGGTCAGCTCTCCCAGCTCGCGGCGCAGACCGGGGCCGAGATCACCTGCGTCTTCGACGGGGCCGAACTCCTCGCCCCCGTCCTGCTGGCACCGCCGCGCGGGGTGAGGGTGCTCTTCTCCAAACCCGGCGTCACCGCGGACGAGTTGATCCGCCGGCTGGTCCGGGCCGAGCCGCCGGGACGCCCTGTGGTGGTCGCTTCCACGGATCGGGAGGTGGCCGACGGGGTGGCCCGCGCCGGAGCCAGACCGGTGGCCTCGGCGGTGCTTCTGAGGCGTCTTTCCTGACTGTCGGCGGAGCTGCCGGGCGAGGACGCGGCGTACGCCATCTGTCCCCGATGACGGATCGGCGCGACGACCTTCGGTCAGGGTCCGGACACGGCAGGTGAGTTCAAGGTAAAGAATGGCGTGGGCGGCCGGGTTTTCCGGCGGAAGATTTGAACTCACCGCGAGTGGGTCATTAGGGTCGTTGCTCGAACCCGCGAACGGGTGATCACTCACACGAAGGAGTTCGCCTCCGTGGCGTCCCACCGTCGACCCAAGCAGCCCAGCCGCACACGCGTCACCGTGCTCACCACCGCTGCCGCCGCCGCGGTCGCCCTCGGTTCGGGGTCCGCCAACGCCGCGCCCGCCGAGAAGCCGAACAAGGACGAGGTCAAGGCAGAGGTCGACAAGCTGTACCAGGAGGCCGAGCAGGCCACCGAGAAGTACAACGGCGCCAAGGAGAGGCAGGAGAGGCTCCAGGAGGAGATCTCCACCATCCAGGACAATGTCGCTCGCGGCCAGGAAGAGCTCAACGAACTCCGCGACGGGCTCGGGTCGATGGCCAGCGCGCAGTACCGGTCGGGCGGAATCGACCCGTCGGTCCAGCTCTTCCTCTCCGCGGACCCGGACGAGTACCTCGACCGGGCCTCCGCGCTGGACCAGTTGAGCAGTCGACAGGTCGATGCGCTGAAGCGGATCCAGGAAAAGCAGCGGGACCTCGCCCAGCAGCGCTCGGAGGCCGCGGAGAAGCTGGAGGACCTCTCGGCCACCCGCACCGAGCTGGGCGACAAGAAGCAGGAGGTCCAGGGCAAGCTGTCCGCGGCCCAGGAACTGCTCAACACCCTGACCGCCGAGGAGCAGGCGGCGCTCGCCGCCGAGGAGGCACGGGCCTCCCGCACCAGCGAGCGCGAGGCACTGTCCGCCGCCTCCGAGTCCTCCTCCTCCGCCTCCGGCGGAGCCTCGGCCTCCGCTCCCGCGTCCTCCTCGGCCTCCCCCTCGGCGTCCGGCTCGGGACGGGCCGGCGCGGCCTTCGCCGCCGCCCAGGGCAAGGTCGGCACCCCGTACGTCTACGGCGCCACCGGCCCTTCCTCCTTCGACTGCTCCGGCCTGACGTCCTGGGCCTACGGACAGGCGGGGGTGGGCATACCCCGCACCTCCGAGTCCCAGTCCTCCTACGGGACGCGTGTCTCCTCCGTCGGCGACCTCCAGATCGGCGACCTGGTCTTCTTCTTCAACGACCTGCACCACGTCGGGCTCTACGCCGGGAACGGGCAGGTGCTCCACGCTCCCCGGCCCGGCACATCCGTGCGCTACGAGTCGATGGACACCATCGGCGGCCCCTTCATGTGGGGCGTCCGGGTCTGACCGACCCCGGCCGCACCGACCGGGGCGCGTGAGAGTGGTACGCGCCCCGTCCGCCGACCGCCACGATCAACTCCGCGCGCCGCCCGAACGGGCGAATCACGGGGCGGTGTGTCGACCCGTCGCCCGCCGCTGACCTGCGTCGGCGCCGCGAGGCCGGTACGCGGGGCGATCCGAGGTCGTTGGAGGGCATGCCGCCCCGGGCTACTCTCTGCCGCGTTTCCCCGTCCGTCAGCGGAAGGAGCACGGCCACCCGTGGGGTCACATCGTCGACAAGCAGCGTCCTGGTCCGGCCGGCGTGCCCGGGTGGCAGTCGGGTGCCTCTCCGCGGTCGCGGCGCTCGGCACACTCCCGCCCGCCCTGGCCTCGCCCCGGGACGACGCCCGAGCCGAGGTGGACCGACTCCACGCCGAGGCCGAACGGGCCACCGAGGCCCACAACGCGGCCCAGGAGCGCGCCGACGCGGCGCGCGCGCGGGTCGACACGGCGCAGGACACCATCGCCCGGCAGCAGTCACGCGTCAACGCGATGCGTGACACCCTCGGCGCCCTGGCCGGTGCCGAGTACCGCGCCGGAGGCGTCGATCCCGCCCTGGCGCTGCTGTTCGCCTCCGACCCCGACGACTACCTGGCCAAGGCGACCGTCCTCGACCGGGTCGGCAGGCATCAGGCCGGCGAACTGGGACGACTCCACCGGGCGCTGCGGGGACTGACGCAGACGCGCGCCGAGGCACGGGCGACGCTGGCCGAGTTGGAACGGGCCCGCGAAGAGGTCGCCGGACACCGGAAGCGGGTGGAGCGGAAGCTCGCCGAGGCCCGCCGGCTGGTGCGGACGCTGTCCGCGGAGGAACGCGCCGAACACGACCGGGCCTCCCGCTCGGGCCGGATTCCCGGCGCGGCCGACGCGGTTCCCGTCTCGGGCAGGGCCGGCGCGGCGGTCGCCGCGGCCCGCTCCGCCCTCGGAAGGCCGTACGTGTGGGGTGCGACCGGCCCCTCCTCCTTCGACTGCTCGGGTCTGACGCAGTGGTCCTACGCACAGGCGGGGGTGGCCCTGCCGCGCACCTCACAGGCGCAGGCCGGGGCCGGGCGGCGCGTGTCGCTCGCCGAGGCACGTCCCGGGGACCTGGTCACCTATCGGGGCGACGCCAGCCACGTCGCCATGTACGTCGGCGGCGGACAGGTCGTCCACGCGCCCTATCCGGGGGCCCCGGTCCGCTACGACCCGGTGGGGATGATGCCCATCCACGCCGTGACCCGGGTCTGACGTCGGACGTCCCTCCCGCGCGGAGCGGGCGGCGTCGGCCCCCCCGCCCCGGTCGGTAGGCTGCGCGAAATGCGCGGTCCACGAATCCGGCGGGGGCTCTCCGCGGTTCTTCTCTGTCCGCTCCTGGCCCTCTCTGTCGTCTCCCGAGGGGGTGGTGGGACCGCCGCACCCGACGCCGATGCCGAGGCCGCGGTGGGCGCTCTGCTCGACCGCAGGGCGGCGGCCCTCCTCCGAGGGGACGGCGACGCCTACGCCGCGACGGGCGTCGGGGCGGGCCTCGCGGAGCCGCGTTCGGTGCCGCTGACCGCGTGGTCCTACCGGGTGCGCGCCGTCCGTCTGCGAGGCGGCACCGGTACCGCCGACGTGGATCTGCGTTACCGGCTCGACGGCCACGACGAGGGCCCCGTCACCGTGCCGCGCACGGTGGGGTTGGTCCGCGGCGCCGACGGGGCCTGGCGCGTCGCCTTCGAGCGCCCGGCCCCGGGCGGTCCCGAGCGACTGTGGGACCAGGGCCCGGTCGTCGCCGTCCGGGGTGCCCGCAGTCTGGTCCTCGGCGTGGACCGGCCGACCGCCGAGCTGCGCCTCGTCGCGGCCCTCGCCGACCGGGCGGTCTCGCGGGTGCCGGACGTCTGGGCCGACGACTGGGCGCGGCGGGTCGTGGTGCTCGTTCCCTCCTCGTCGGCCGACATGGCCGCCCTGCTGGGGGCGCCCGCCTCGGCCTACCGGGGTGTGGCGGCGGTCACCACCGGCCGGAGCGGAGTCGGCGAGGCCGCCCCGGCCGATCGGATCATCGTCAACCCGGAGTCCTACGGGTTGCTGACCCCGGAGGGGCGGCAAGTGGTCATGACCCACGAGGCGACCCATGTCGCCACCCGCGCGCACACCACGCCCGCCACGCCGCTGTGGCTCTCGGAGGGCTACGCGGACTGGGTCGGCTTCCGCGACACGGACCGCGCGCCCCGCGAGGTCGCGCCCGAAGTGGCACAGGAGGTGGCCGGGGGCCGTATCCCCGAGACCCTGCCGTCCGACGCCGACTTCGCTCTCGCCCCGCCTGTCGACGCTGCCACGTGGACAGGCGCCTACGAGGAGAGCTGGACCGCCTGCGACCTGATCGCCTCGCGTTGGGGCGAGGAGCGCCTGGCCGCCTTCTACCGGGGCGTCGGCGCCGAGGACGACGAGGGGGCCGTCGCCGAGGCCATGGTCGCGGTGCTGGGAAGAACCCCGGAGCGCTTCGTCCAGGAGTGGCGGGCCGCGCTGCGGGAGGAGTTCGGCTGAGCGGCGCGCCGATCGTCGGCCCGTCCCGACCGGGTGGGAGGGGTCAGCGAGAGGCGGCCGGGGTCTCCGGCGCGGCCCGCGTGTCGGTCGAGGGTGGGCCGTCGGTCGCGCGGCCGGGGACGGTGTCGCGCCAGAGGATCACCGCGGCGGTGAGGGTCGCCGCCACGAGCAGGCCGTTGCGGACGAACAACACGGCGACGCCCAGAGCGTCCCCCGCCACCACTCGACCGAACCAGATCGGGAACTCCAGCACCGTCGCCAGGCTCGCCGCGAGCACCAGGACGGCGGGGGCGCGCATCCGGTCCGCTCGGTGGCACAGGCAGACCGCCGCCAGGCCGACCAGCCACACCAGATACTGGGGGCTGATCACCCGGCTGGTGGTGACGAACAGCAGCACGCCGACGAAGGCGGCGTCCGCGACGGTGTGCGCCCGGAACCGGACGGCCCAGAGCCGCCAGAGCAGCAACCAGCCGAACGCCAGGCCGGTCAAGGCCAGGGCCGCCTTGCTCACCGTCTCCACGCCGGGGCCGAGGAACTCGACCGAGCCGTAGTTCAACGACACCTGGCCCCGCCAGCCGAACGGCCGGGCGACGTGGAAGACCAGCGCCCCCAGTGACTCGACCTCGGTGCCGCGCTCGCGTTGGAAGGTGAGGAAGGCCAGGGAACCCGGCGCGGCCAGCGCGAAGACCGCCGTCGCGCCCAGACCGGTGATCGCGGCGGCGATCCAGGCGATACGGGAGCGGACCCCCAGGAGCACCAGCGCGGGCCATACCTTGAGCAGCGCACCGAACGCGGCCAGGGCTCCCGCGAGTCGGGGGCGGCGCGCGGCGGCCAGCAGCGCGGCCACGGCCACCGCGGTGACCATCACGTCGTAGCGCGCGTAGACCGTCGGGCCGAGCAGCGGGACGCCGACCACCCACACCCAGAGGCCGGCGGTGCCGCGCTCGGGCCCACGGGCGGCCCGCGCGAGCAGGGCGAACACGGACAGATCGGCGAGACAGGCCAGGGCGAAGAACGCGGTCGGGTAGTCCAGGAACGGCAGGATCCCGGGGGCCAGGATCGCCAGCGCGGCGGCCGGAGGGTACTGCCAGGTGACGTCGTCCGACGGGAACGCGCCGGTACGGAGCACCTCGTACCAGCCCTGGTAGATCACGGAGACGTCGCTGGTGACGTCCGGGCCGGGGAAGACGAACACCTTCAGCGCGAACAGGAGGAGCACCGACCGGCCGACGGCCCAGACCGCCGCGGGCCACAGCGTCGGCCGTGTCGAGCCCGTCTTCACCCGGTGACCCCTGTCCGCTCTCTCCTGTTCGGGCACCATGATGTCCGAACAGCTGTCTGTCCGCCACATCGCTCGGCGCCGGTCGTGTCGCGACGCTCTTGTAGGGTCGGCGGCGAGATGCGCAAGACCCTGATCGTGACCAACGACTTCCCGCCGCGCCCCGGTGGCATCCAGGCGTTCCTCCACAGCATGGCGCTGCGGCTGGACCCGGACCGACTGGTCGTCTACGCCTCGACCTGGAAGCGCGGCCGGGAGGGCGTCGAGGCGACCGCGGCCTTCGACGCCCGACAGCCTTTCCCCGTGGTCCGCGACCCCGCGACGATGCTGCTGCCGACGCCGGTCGTGACCCGAAGGGCCGTCGGGCTGCTCCGCGAGCACGGCTGCTCCTCCGTGTGGTTCGGGGCCGCCGCTCCCCTCGGACTCATGGCGCCGGCCCTGCGCCGCGCGGGCGCCGAGAGGCTGGTGGCCACCACCCACGGGCACGAGGCCGGGTGGGCCGCGCTCCCCGCCGCGCGCGGACTGCTGCGGCGTATCGGGTCGTCCACGGACACGCTGACATACCTGGGCGAGTACACCCGGACGCGGATCGCGGCGGCGCTGACCCCGGAGGCGGCGGCGCGGATGGTCCGGCTACCGCCCGGTGTCGACGAGCGGACCTTCCACCCCGGCAGTGGCGGCGACCGGGTCCGGGCCCGGCTCGGCCTGAGCGAACGGCCGGTGGTGGTGTGCGTGTCGCGGTTGGTGCCCCGCAAGGGGCAGGACACGCTGATTCGGGCGATGCCGCGAATCCTGTCGGCGGAGCCGGAGGCCGTCCTCCTCGTCGTCGGCGGTGGCCCCTACGAGGCGGACCTGCGGCGGCTCGCGCGCGAGACGGGCGTGGCGGGCTCGGTCCGTTTCACCGGCGCCGTCCCCTGGTCCGAACTGCCCGCGCACTACGGCGCGGGCGACGTGTTCGCCATGCCCTGCCGGACCCGCCGTCGCGGGTTGGACGTCGAGGGGCTCGGCATCGTCTACCTGGAGGCGTCGGCGACGGGACTGCCCGTGGTGGCCGGCGACTCCGGCGGCGCGCCGGACGCTGTGCTGCACGGCGAGACCGGTTGGGTGGTGCGGGGAGGCTCCGTGGATGAGACCGCCGACCGGCTGGTGACGCTCCTCGGGGACGAGGGCCTCCGCCGCCGGATGGGTCGGCGGGGCCGCGCCTGGGTCGAGGAGACGTGGCGGCGGGACCTGCTGGCCGACCGGCTGCGCGCGCTCCTGTGACGCCGATCGGTCCCCCGCGCAGGTCGTGGACGGTGGCGGGCGGCGCCCGCGACGCGATCCGCGCGCCGAGAGCGGGGCCCCTTCGGGGCTACGACGAGTAGAGCGCTTCGATCTCCCCCGCGTAGTCCCGCGCGACCACGTTGCGCTTCAGCTTGAGCGACGGCGTCAAATGGCCCGACTCCTCGGTGAACTGGGATTCCAGGACGCGGAACTTGCGAACCGATTCGGCCTTCGACACGGCCGAGTTGCCGTCGTCGATCGCCGCCTGCACGTCGGCCAGGAGATCCGGGTCCTCC contains:
- a CDS encoding glycosyltransferase 87 family protein produces the protein MKTGSTRPTLWPAAVWAVGRSVLLLFALKVFVFPGPDVTSDVSVIYQGWYEVLRTGAFPSDDVTWQYPPAAALAILAPGILPFLDYPTAFFALACLADLSVFALLARAARGPERGTAGLWVWVVGVPLLGPTVYARYDVMVTAVAVAALLAAARRPRLAGALAAFGALLKVWPALVLLGVRSRIAWIAAAITGLGATAVFALAAPGSLAFLTFQRERGTEVESLGALVFHVARPFGWRGQVSLNYGSVEFLGPGVETVSKAALALTGLAFGWLLLWRLWAVRFRAHTVADAAFVGVLLFVTTSRVISPQYLVWLVGLAAVCLCHRADRMRAPAVLVLAASLATVLEFPIWFGRVVAGDALGVAVLFVRNGLLVAATLTAAVILWRDTVPGRATDGPPSTDTRAAPETPAASR
- a CDS encoding glycosyltransferase family 4 protein; amino-acid sequence: MRKTLIVTNDFPPRPGGIQAFLHSMALRLDPDRLVVYASTWKRGREGVEATAAFDARQPFPVVRDPATMLLPTPVVTRRAVGLLREHGCSSVWFGAAAPLGLMAPALRRAGAERLVATTHGHEAGWAALPAARGLLRRIGSSTDTLTYLGEYTRTRIAAALTPEAAARMVRLPPGVDERTFHPGSGGDRVRARLGLSERPVVVCVSRLVPRKGQDTLIRAMPRILSAEPEAVLLVVGGGPYEADLRRLARETGVAGSVRFTGAVPWSELPAHYGAGDVFAMPCRTRRRGLDVEGLGIVYLEASATGLPVVAGDSGGAPDAVLHGETGWVVRGGSVDETADRLVTLLGDEGLRRRMGRRGRAWVEETWRRDLLADRLRALL
- a CDS encoding C40 family peptidase, coding for MGSHRRQAASWSGRRARVAVGCLSAVAALGTLPPALASPRDDARAEVDRLHAEAERATEAHNAAQERADAARARVDTAQDTIARQQSRVNAMRDTLGALAGAEYRAGGVDPALALLFASDPDDYLAKATVLDRVGRHQAGELGRLHRALRGLTQTRAEARATLAELERAREEVAGHRKRVERKLAEARRLVRTLSAEERAEHDRASRSGRIPGAADAVPVSGRAGAAVAAARSALGRPYVWGATGPSSFDCSGLTQWSYAQAGVALPRTSQAQAGAGRRVSLAEARPGDLVTYRGDASHVAMYVGGGQVVHAPYPGAPVRYDPVGMMPIHAVTRV
- a CDS encoding NlpC/P60 family protein, which produces MASHRRPKQPSRTRVTVLTTAAAAAVALGSGSANAAPAEKPNKDEVKAEVDKLYQEAEQATEKYNGAKERQERLQEEISTIQDNVARGQEELNELRDGLGSMASAQYRSGGIDPSVQLFLSADPDEYLDRASALDQLSSRQVDALKRIQEKQRDLAQQRSEAAEKLEDLSATRTELGDKKQEVQGKLSAAQELLNTLTAEEQAALAAEEARASRTSEREALSAASESSSSASGGASASAPASSSASPSASGSGRAGAAFAAAQGKVGTPYVYGATGPSSFDCSGLTSWAYGQAGVGIPRTSESQSSYGTRVSSVGDLQIGDLVFFFNDLHHVGLYAGNGQVLHAPRPGTSVRYESMDTIGGPFMWGVRV
- a CDS encoding NYN domain-containing protein yields the protein MVETEGGGPEGGAAEVLDRPLPDGVRRRVVGIVADGFGGLSPAELPTQLRQYARFTPNRRVKFAGNAMAAAVETDPAFRQRIADRLRQTQAELSGALDSGTPLPAADPLDVAAAAYVLRPPGWVKLVAAAGEEVLRADAERVEEEGRAELERLREELTRAREQARGEAERLRGELEAARRETDSLHRRLRSALSDVKRGEAALRKARAEAQAVRDEGQVRASAAESEARRLKTRLGEAEAALEAARRASREGRSVEDMRVRLLLDTLMDASQGLRRELALPPVSMRPAETVDAVEPGRMTPKDIAARALSEGDPAVLDQLLALPQAHLVVDGYNVTKTGYPQMPLDKQRLRLLGQLSQLAAQTGAEITCVFDGAELLAPVLLAPPRGVRVLFSKPGVTADELIRRLVRAEPPGRPVVVASTDREVADGVARAGARPVASAVLLRRLS